One Drechmeria coniospora strain ARSEF 6962 chromosome 01, whole genome shotgun sequence genomic region harbors:
- a CDS encoding ribosomal protein L24E — translation MHLVSMQHHPHHSQPGPPPPQHLHHSRPPSIVHQQHHSQAHTPQHQHQHQQHQHQQTSQAQHHQGAYSSTHSLPQAYQQTGNQGAASTQDGLGYYSHPSPYSTPGANSGYTSAADTSDMMAAAQMPRPPYPPMSYHTPQSNSPASVASPSQHEQHRGLYGQAPSQHLQQSMYYPQQHYQSMPPHPAASPYAQHAHHPQQSMTSQPNMMMSHSAPQNQLTQHAAQHAQPGMTSSPRPKLEPQVPVQLQKQAQSSPMPQAQHQHPHQQHPHQQHPHPHQQGAPHLQSPGSQAGVNPNAAPGPIPATTPLVVRQDGNGVQWIAFEYSRDRVKMEYTIRCDVESVNTEELSPEFKQENCVYPRACCPKDQYRGNRLMYETDCNRVGWALAQLNPPLRGKRGLIQRAVDSWRNSNQDPRLRSRRVRRMAKISNRKQASSPLPGAAHMSGPGGPSGLSTAPPLGPGAAASMGKPGLNSLGQQMHHHAGGHGDGGAPGAADEVGNGNYEDQHHHHQPPAHPGQSGGGDDVRQAHIFTGYTGGQGYPASSQGGPMSHMTPRAGDAMAARNRSRANADEPEGLFPDIPEAKKRKFILVEDNVRGSRLRVRVTLDGVDTNEIPDSFRKGASVYPRSYFPREMQSPPPSAMGSRFFADDFSDDGSQETEGREANRQRASRPAGQVVKVTVGKDQAVEATVPQMRKLNRHKEVRLNDLAYRMAWLQSRVFSGRTVFLQRALDCYRNKTRAAIEGTMQEVAAVAPHFETRVGKRRWSERRKRGEENAEEND, via the exons ATGCATCTCGTCTCTATGCAGCATCATCCCCACCATTCGCAACCGggtcctccgcctccgcagCACCTTCATCACTCGCGACCGCCGAGCATCGTTCATCAGCAGCACCACTCGCAGGCTCACACGccgcagcatcagcatcagcaccagcagcatcagcatcagcagaCGTCCCAGGCGCAGCATCACCAGGGCGCCTACTCGTCAACCCACTCGCTCCCGCAGGCGTACCAGCAGACGGGGAACCAAGGCGCCGCGAGCACCCAGGACGGCTTGGGATACTACAGCCATCCGAGTCCCTACAGCACGCCGGGCGCGAATAGCGGGTACACGTCGGCCG CCGACACGTCGGACATGATGGCCGCCGCGCAGATGCCCCGTCCGCCGTACCCTCCCATGTCATACCACACGCCCCAGTCGAACTCGCCCGCCTCGGTGGCCTCCCCTTCGCAGCACGAGCAGCACAGGGGCCTGTACGGCCAAGCGCCGTCGCAGCACCTCCAGCAGTCCATGTACTATCCTCAGCAGCACTACCAGTCGATGCCCCCTCAcccggccgcgtcgccgtACGCCCAGCATGCGCACCACCCGCAGCAGTCCATGACGTCGCAGCCGAACATGATGATGTCCCACTCGGCACCCCAGAACCAGCTGACGCAGCACGCCGCGCAGCACGCCCAGCCGGGCATGACGAGCAGCCCGCGGCCCAAGCTCGAGCCCCAGGTGCCCGTCCAGCTGCAGAAGCAGGCGcagtcgtcgccgatgccgcagGCGCAACATCAGCACccgcaccagcagcacccgcaccagcagcacccgcacccgcaccagCAGGGCGCCCCTCACCTCCAGAGTCCCGGCAGCCAGGCGGGCGTCAACCCCAACGCGGCCCCGGGACCGATCCCCGCCAcgacgccgctcgtcgtccgccaGGACGGGAACGGCGTGCAGTGGATCGCCTTCGAGTACTCCCGCGACCGCGTCAAGATGGAGTACACGATCCGCTGCGACGTCGAGTCGGTCAACACGGAGGAGCTTTCGCCCGAGTTCAAGCAGGAGAACTGCGTCTATCCTCGAGCCTGCTGCCCCAAGGACCAGTACCGCGGCAACCGCTTGATGTACGAGACGGATTGCAACAGGGTCGGCTGGGCCCTGGCCCAGCTCAACCCGCCCCTGCGCGGCAAGCGAGGCCTCATCCAGCGCGCCGTGGACAGCTGGCGGAACAGCAACCAGGACCCGCGActccgaagccgacgagtCCGTCGCATGGCCAAGATCAGCAACCGCAAGCAGGCGTCGTCTCCGCTTCCCGGCGCCGCTCACATGTCGGGGCCTGGCGGGCCGTCGGggttgtcgacggcgccgccgctgggtcccggcgccgccgcatcCATGGGCAAGCCCGGCCTCAACAGCCTGGGGCAGCAGATGCACCACCACGCCGGAggccacggcgacggaggcgccCCGGGCGCCGCAGACGAAGTCG GCAATGGCAACTACGAAGATCagcatcaccaccatcagCCTCCCGCGCACCCCGGCCAGTcgggtggcggcgacgacgtgaGACAAGCGCACATCTTCACGGGCTACACCGGCGGCCAGGGCTACCCTGCGAGCTCCCAGGGCGGACCCATGTCTCACATGACGCCTCGCGCCGGGGACGCCATGGCGGCTCGGAACCGCAGCCGAGCCAACGCGGACGAACCCGAAGGCCTGTTCCCGGACATTCCGGAGGCGAAAAAGCGCAAgttcatcctcgtcgaggacaacGTGCGCGGCTCGCGGCTCCGCGTGCGGGTcacgctcgacggcgtcgacaccAACGAGATCCCCGACAGCTTCCGCAAGGGAGCCAGCGTGTACCCCCGCAGCTACTTCCCCCGAGAGATGCagagcccgccgccgagcgccaTGGGCTCGcgcttcttcgccgacgacttCTCGGACGACGGAAGCCAGGAGACGGAGGGCCGCGAGGCCAACCGCCAGCGCGCCTCGAGACCTGCGGGCCAGGTTGTCAAGGTGACGGTGGGCAAGGaccaggccgtcgaggcgacggtgccgcagATGAGGAAGCTGAACCGCCACAAGGAGGTTCGGCTCAACGACCTCGCCTATCGCATGGCGTGGCTCCAGAGCCGCGTGTTTTCCGGCAGGACGGTGTTTCTGCAGCGAGCTT TGGACTGCTACCGCAACAAGACGCGCGCCGCCATCGAAGGCACCATGCAGGaagtcgccgccgtcgcccctcACTTCGAGACGCGGGTGGGCAAGCGGAGATGGAGCGAGAGGAGGAAACGAGGCGAGGAAAATGCCGAGGAGAACGACTAG